A stretch of the Synechocystis sp. PCC 7338 genome encodes the following:
- a CDS encoding response regulator yields the protein MTQNPYQILLIEDDSATATMVENYLGSSTMSPLAARLPVQITAVSNLAGAVEVCQDREFAIVLLDLFLSEIQGIDTLIKARIIFPDQSIIAYSQSEDEHLVIQAFQHGADGYLRLKNLDSYLLYYELLSVLERNIYRRKSENQRNLASQQKEYRDLETLISSTTSVTARIFGSDTIKDSFPELFEELKQSYGQLLELALDQRAFRIDHNLSGRLRNLADRLGFMKASPRDIIEIHTTTLKEKNHNINVVKSQAYAVEGRLIVLELMGYLAGFYRKYYVSLNNLNISSRISPQLPPKDGS from the coding sequence ATGACCCAGAATCCCTACCAAATTTTACTGATTGAAGACGATTCGGCCACAGCGACAATGGTTGAGAATTATCTGGGTTCGTCGACTATGTCCCCTTTGGCGGCCCGTCTGCCAGTGCAAATCACAGCGGTGTCGAATTTGGCTGGGGCGGTGGAAGTTTGCCAAGACCGGGAATTTGCCATTGTTTTATTAGATCTATTTTTATCGGAAATTCAAGGAATTGATACTCTAATTAAAGCCCGTATAATTTTTCCCGACCAATCCATCATTGCCTATAGCCAAAGTGAAGATGAGCATTTAGTTATTCAAGCTTTTCAGCACGGGGCCGATGGCTATTTACGACTCAAAAACCTAGACAGCTATTTGCTTTATTATGAATTGCTATCGGTTTTAGAAAGAAATATTTATCGCCGCAAGAGTGAAAATCAACGGAACTTAGCCAGCCAACAGAAAGAATACCGCGACCTGGAAACCCTAATTAGCTCCACCACCAGCGTCACCGCCCGGATATTTGGCTCCGATACCATCAAAGACTCCTTTCCAGAATTGTTTGAAGAATTGAAACAATCCTATGGACAGTTGTTAGAGTTAGCGTTGGATCAAAGGGCCTTTAGGATAGACCATAATCTGTCTGGTCGCTTGAGAAATTTAGCTGATCGCCTAGGTTTTATGAAAGCCAGCCCCAGAGATATTATCGAAATCCACACCACGACCCTCAAGGAAAAAAATCACAATATTAATGTGGTTAAATCCCAAGCCTATGCCGTCGAAGGCAGATTGATAGTATTAGAATTAATGGGGTATTTAGCTGGCTTTTACCGCAAGTACTATGTCAGCTTAAATAATTTGAATATTTCCTCCCGCATTTCACCACAGCTCCCTCCCAAAGATGGTTCTTGA
- a CDS encoding circadian clock KaiB family protein gives MNRIVLRLYITGNSVRSQQAIANIYRICQEDLGDQYNVEIIDVLEQPQRAEEEKIMVTPTLIKQLPPPLQRIIGDMSNTEKVLLGLDIVPEGLHVHFPED, from the coding sequence ATGAATAGGATTGTCTTAAGACTTTATATTACGGGTAATTCGGTGCGTTCTCAGCAGGCGATCGCCAATATTTACCGCATTTGTCAAGAAGATTTAGGTGATCAGTACAATGTTGAAATCATCGATGTATTGGAGCAACCCCAACGGGCGGAAGAGGAAAAAATCATGGTCACCCCCACCCTGATCAAACAATTGCCCCCTCCTCTGCAACGGATTATCGGTGATATGTCCAATACGGAAAAAGTTTTGCTGGGGTTAGACATTGTGCCCGAAGGTTTGCACGTCCATTTCCCGGAGGATTGA
- a CDS encoding bifunctional 2-polyprenyl-6-hydroxyphenol methylase/3-demethylubiquinol 3-O-methyltransferase UbiG codes for MLPNSHQRQAVQALYNTYPFPPEPLLQEPPPGYNWRWQWTAVHNFCLGRRPSNQKIRILDAGCGTGVGTEYLVHLNPEATIHAIDISEGALQVAQERLQKSGVWRDRVSFQQLPLENAASIPGQFDYINSVGVLHHLPDPIAGIQALAEKLAPGGLFHIFVYAEIGRWEIQLMQRAISILQGEKRGDYQDGVAVGRQIFASLPEYNRLVKREKERWSLENHRDESFADMYVHPQETDYNINTLFELIDSARLEFLGFSNPDYWQLDRLLGKAPDLMARAKDLGEKERYCLIELLDPEITHYEFFLAKPPIQISDWSDDQTLLQAIPNLHPCVTGWPSRSLFDYNYQPLELTEEEFKFLQAVEAQTETQANVEKILTDLGDQSINLALVRSLQTRQSLTLS; via the coding sequence ATGTTGCCCAATTCCCACCAACGCCAAGCTGTCCAGGCCCTCTACAATACCTATCCTTTTCCCCCGGAACCGCTGTTACAGGAACCACCCCCGGGTTATAACTGGCGCTGGCAATGGACTGCGGTGCACAATTTCTGTTTGGGGCGACGGCCATCTAACCAAAAAATTCGTATTCTCGATGCCGGCTGTGGTACTGGGGTGGGAACGGAATATTTAGTTCACCTTAACCCCGAAGCGACAATCCACGCCATTGACATTAGCGAAGGGGCGTTGCAGGTTGCCCAGGAAAGGTTACAAAAATCCGGCGTGTGGCGTGACCGAGTGAGTTTTCAGCAGTTACCCCTCGAAAATGCCGCCAGCATACCAGGACAATTTGACTACATTAACTCCGTGGGGGTGTTGCACCATCTCCCTGACCCCATTGCAGGCATCCAAGCTCTAGCGGAAAAATTAGCTCCCGGTGGTTTATTCCACATTTTTGTTTACGCTGAAATCGGCCGTTGGGAAATCCAGCTCATGCAAAGGGCGATCTCCATTTTACAGGGGGAAAAACGGGGCGACTACCAGGATGGAGTAGCAGTAGGTCGACAAATTTTTGCTAGTTTGCCGGAATATAACCGTTTAGTGAAAAGGGAAAAAGAGCGTTGGTCTCTGGAAAATCATCGGGACGAATCCTTTGCAGATATGTATGTCCATCCCCAGGAAACTGACTACAACATTAATACTTTGTTTGAATTAATCGACTCGGCTAGACTAGAATTTCTAGGCTTTTCCAACCCCGACTATTGGCAACTCGATCGCCTGTTGGGTAAAGCGCCGGATTTAATGGCCCGGGCCAAAGATTTAGGCGAAAAGGAACGGTATTGCCTCATTGAATTATTAGATCCCGAAATTACCCATTACGAATTTTTCTTGGCTAAACCCCCCATACAAATTAGTGACTGGTCGGACGATCAAACCCTACTGCAAGCCATCCCCAATCTCCATCCCTGTGTTACTGGTTGGCCCAGCCGCAGTTTATTTGACTATAACTATCAGCCGTTAGAGTTAACCGAAGAGGAATTTAAGTTTCTTCAAGCAGTGGAAGCCCAGACAGAAACTCAAGCAAATGTGGAAAAAATTCTGACTGACCTAGGCGATCAATCCATCAACTTGGCATTGGTGCGGAGCCTCCAAACTCGGCAATCACTCACCCTCAGTTAA
- a CDS encoding Uma2 family endonuclease: MVQVVDHPKSLPLNIPEELALQVTPAQFAVLAAENRDLRLERTATGILIVNPPTGSDSGNRNAKIITQLGSWGEANPDMGEVFDSSTGFELPNGANRSPGASWIAKERWQALSQKEQEGFAPLCPDFVVELRSRTDSLKKLQEKMQEYMENGAQLGWLIDPQTKRVEIYRSGQAVEVLENPSHLSGETVLPGFTLSLQRIFPS, translated from the coding sequence ATGGTTCAGGTCGTTGATCATCCCAAGTCACTGCCGTTGAATATCCCCGAAGAACTGGCCTTGCAGGTTACACCAGCACAATTTGCCGTTTTAGCGGCGGAAAATCGTGATTTAAGGCTTGAACGTACAGCAACGGGAATATTAATTGTGAATCCTCCCACTGGTAGTGATTCAGGTAATCGTAATGCCAAAATCATTACTCAACTTGGGTCATGGGGAGAAGCCAACCCAGATATGGGTGAAGTTTTTGATTCCTCTACAGGCTTTGAACTTCCCAATGGCGCTAATCGATCGCCGGGTGCATCGTGGATAGCTAAGGAACGCTGGCAGGCACTGAGCCAAAAAGAACAGGAGGGATTTGCGCCCCTTTGTCCAGATTTTGTGGTGGAATTACGTTCCCGAACCGACAGTCTTAAGAAACTGCAGGAAAAGATGCAGGAGTATATGGAAAACGGCGCTCAGTTGGGTTGGCTGATTGATCCCCAAACTAAACGGGTGGAAATTTATCGTTCCGGTCAAGCTGTGGAAGTTTTAGAAAATCCCAGCCATCTATCAGGGGAAACTGTTTTGCCAGGATTTACCCTATCTCTGCAAAGAATTTTCCCTAGTTAA
- the hisB gene encoding imidazoleglycerol-phosphate dehydratase HisB, translating to MPESSTSSLLVPNFSPRSAAVHRVTKETDVRVSLNLMGSGLCHVATGVPFLDHMLHQIASHGLIDLEVNATGDIEIDDHHTNEDVGITLGQALAEALGDRRGINRFGHFIAPLDEALVQVTLDFSGRPHLSYGLQIPTERVGTYDTQLVREFFVAVVNHSQMTLHIRQLDGINSHHIIEATFKAFARAMRMAIEVDPRRADTIPSSKGVL from the coding sequence ATGCCGGAGTCTTCCACCTCTTCCCTGCTTGTGCCTAATTTCTCTCCTCGCTCAGCGGCGGTGCATCGAGTCACCAAGGAAACCGATGTGCGGGTGAGTTTGAATTTAATGGGTAGTGGTTTATGCCATGTGGCCACGGGAGTTCCGTTCTTAGATCATATGTTGCACCAGATTGCTTCCCACGGTTTGATTGACCTGGAAGTGAATGCCACTGGGGATATTGAAATTGATGACCACCACACCAACGAAGATGTCGGCATTACCCTGGGTCAGGCTTTAGCAGAAGCCCTTGGCGATCGCCGGGGAATTAATCGCTTTGGTCATTTCATTGCCCCTTTGGATGAAGCATTGGTACAGGTAACGTTAGACTTTTCCGGCCGGCCCCACCTCAGCTATGGTTTGCAGATTCCCACGGAACGGGTGGGCACCTATGACACCCAATTGGTACGGGAATTTTTCGTGGCTGTAGTGAACCACAGTCAGATGACTCTGCATATCCGCCAGTTGGACGGTATTAATTCCCATCACATCATCGAAGCCACCTTTAAAGCCTTTGCCCGGGCCATGCGCATGGCGATCGAAGTTGACCCCCGCCGGGCCGATACTATTCCCAGTTCCAAAGGGGTTTTGTAA
- a CDS encoding ABC transporter ATP-binding protein, which yields MIEVEHLSKVYGSTTAIQDVDFSVQKGEILGFLGPNGAGKTTTMRILAGYIPATTGTVRVAGFDVHEQSLAVRKRIGYLPENPPLYGDMTVESFLGFVASIKGVKPGDRRQRVTWAMERCQLTEKRKVLIRKLSKGFKQRVGIAQAIVHDPAVIILDEPTVGLDPKQIIEVRNLIKSLAEDHTIILSTHILPEVSMTCDRVTIINQGRVVATNTPGNLLADLKGNLSYQLEVAGAEETAIAHCLQSLPGVEEVEIKTHPQQQERQQILVRSNQPEELGQQLAQAIVTQGWNLYEMQRLRPTLEDVFLNLITSEVVDEETAVELPQEKSENQEESNKNSENAQ from the coding sequence ATGATTGAGGTTGAACATCTCAGCAAAGTTTATGGGTCCACCACCGCCATCCAAGATGTGGACTTTTCGGTGCAAAAAGGTGAAATTCTCGGTTTTTTGGGCCCTAATGGCGCAGGGAAAACCACCACTATGCGGATTTTGGCTGGCTATATTCCGGCCACCACCGGGACAGTGCGGGTGGCGGGGTTTGATGTCCATGAACAATCCTTGGCGGTGCGGAAACGCATTGGTTATCTACCGGAAAATCCTCCCCTCTATGGGGACATGACCGTGGAAAGCTTTTTGGGTTTTGTGGCTAGCATTAAGGGAGTTAAACCAGGCGATCGCCGGCAGCGGGTGACCTGGGCCATGGAACGGTGCCAGTTAACGGAAAAACGCAAAGTTCTAATTCGCAAGCTGTCCAAGGGCTTTAAGCAACGGGTGGGCATTGCCCAGGCCATTGTCCATGATCCAGCGGTGATCATTTTGGATGAACCCACGGTGGGGCTAGACCCCAAGCAAATTATTGAAGTGCGTAACTTAATCAAAAGTTTGGCAGAGGACCACACCATTATCCTTTCCACCCATATTTTGCCGGAAGTAAGCATGACCTGTGACCGGGTAACCATCATCAACCAAGGGCGAGTAGTGGCCACCAATACCCCGGGCAATTTACTAGCAGATTTAAAAGGTAATCTCAGTTATCAGTTGGAAGTAGCTGGGGCAGAGGAAACGGCGATCGCCCATTGTTTACAGTCCTTGCCCGGTGTGGAAGAGGTGGAGATTAAAACCCATCCCCAACAGCAGGAACGTCAGCAAATTTTGGTGCGGAGTAATCAACCGGAGGAACTGGGGCAACAATTAGCCCAGGCGATCGTCACCCAGGGTTGGAATCTGTACGAGATGCAACGGCTACGCCCCACCTTGGAAGATGTGTTTTTAAATCTGATTACCAGCGAAGTGGTGGACGAGGAAACGGCCGTGGAATTACCCCAAGAAAAATCCGAAAATCAAGAAGAAAGCAATAAAAATTCAGAAAATGCTCAGTAA
- a CDS encoding potassium channel family protein, whose amino-acid sequence MFVKTRIGGVITSVLFTVTILVMVKNMPISSLWKTFLRGLVAITLVCDLLTLLISDPTISQRLFTWADIVYAVFFGAAVITISQQLNKAQKVDQNVLLGAISVYLLLGVFWFLLYRISYIISPTNFSELQSDGVNNFILLYFSFTTLTTLGYGDITPTDSVAMGLSNMEAIVGQMYSVIFVARLVSLYTTDLNRHSQSQKEKEPD is encoded by the coding sequence ATGTTTGTGAAAACGCGAATAGGAGGAGTTATTACTTCCGTCCTGTTCACGGTGACCATTCTGGTAATGGTAAAAAATATGCCCATTAGCTCTCTTTGGAAAACCTTTCTACGGGGACTAGTGGCGATCACCTTAGTCTGTGATTTGTTAACTTTGTTGATTAGTGACCCAACCATTTCCCAAAGACTCTTTACCTGGGCCGATATAGTCTATGCAGTGTTCTTCGGAGCGGCGGTAATTACCATTAGCCAACAATTAAATAAGGCTCAGAAAGTTGACCAAAATGTTTTGCTGGGGGCGATCAGCGTTTATTTACTCCTCGGAGTCTTTTGGTTTTTACTCTATCGAATCTCCTATATTATCTCCCCTACTAATTTTAGTGAATTGCAAAGTGATGGGGTTAATAATTTTATCTTGCTCTATTTCAGTTTTACGACCTTGACCACCCTGGGCTACGGCGATATTACTCCCACAGATTCCGTTGCCATGGGGCTGTCCAACATGGAAGCTATCGTCGGTCAAATGTACTCAGTAATTTTCGTCGCCCGCCTGGTTAGCCTCTACACCACTGACCTCAATCGCCACAGCCAATCCCAAAAGGAAAAAGAGCCCGACTAG
- a CDS encoding SulP family inorganic anion transporter — protein MATTLPSPARFVHGLRFDNLRGDIFGGITAAIVALPLALAFGVASGAGPIAGLYGAICTGFFAALCGGTPAQISGPTGPMTVVMASTFANLTASNPENGWAMALTVVMFGGIFQVLLGLFGLGKYITFMPYTVISGFMSGIGVIIIILQIAPLLGHQTAPGVVRSLEALPTYINDVNFAAVSLGLIALAIVFFSPPRVNRILPAPLIALVVGTIISLIFFGNVSLPRIGEIPSGLPSLHLPYLSWGSLKQMLLYSIMLAVLGSLDSLLTSLVADNISRSHHDSDRELVGQGIGNLVSGLCGGLPGAGATMRTVININSGGKTPIAGMIHALILLIIVLKAGQLTEPIPHAVLAGILIKVGIDIVDWSFLKRAHQLSTKGAGLMYLVLGLTVFVDLITAVAVGVFVANLFTVKNLTDIQLQSIKSVTRGDGEDWLSEEEQQILREANGRIFMFHLSGPMSFGAAKSIARRLSIVENYDVLILDLATVPRLGITALLAIETMLKDALAKQREVFLVGAKGQVQARLQRLPVLAQLSPHHRLENRLLALQMAAACINVD, from the coding sequence ATGGCTACTACCCTCCCTTCCCCCGCCCGTTTTGTCCATGGGCTCCGTTTTGATAATCTCCGGGGGGACATTTTTGGCGGTATCACAGCGGCGATCGTTGCCCTTCCCCTAGCCTTAGCCTTTGGGGTTGCTTCGGGGGCTGGCCCCATTGCGGGACTATATGGCGCCATTTGTACGGGATTTTTTGCCGCCCTTTGTGGGGGAACCCCAGCTCAGATTAGTGGCCCCACGGGACCCATGACAGTGGTAATGGCCTCCACCTTTGCCAATTTAACTGCCAGCAATCCAGAAAATGGTTGGGCCATGGCCCTGACAGTGGTGATGTTCGGCGGCATTTTCCAGGTGCTTTTGGGGCTATTTGGTTTGGGGAAATATATTACCTTTATGCCCTACACTGTCATTTCCGGTTTTATGTCCGGCATCGGGGTAATTATCATCATTTTGCAAATTGCCCCCTTATTGGGACACCAAACGGCTCCTGGGGTAGTGCGCTCCCTGGAAGCTCTTCCCACCTATATCAATGATGTTAATTTTGCCGCCGTTAGTTTGGGCTTAATTGCCCTGGCGATCGTCTTTTTTTCTCCGCCCCGTGTTAACCGGATTTTGCCCGCCCCCTTAATCGCTCTGGTGGTGGGGACAATAATTTCGCTCATTTTTTTCGGAAATGTATCCCTGCCTCGTATTGGGGAAATTCCCTCCGGTTTGCCCAGCCTTCATCTGCCCTATCTCAGTTGGGGGAGCTTAAAACAAATGTTGCTCTATAGCATCATGTTGGCTGTGTTGGGTTCCCTAGACTCTCTCCTGACTTCCCTCGTGGCAGATAACATCAGCCGCAGTCACCACGACTCCGACCGGGAATTGGTCGGCCAGGGCATTGGCAATCTTGTTTCCGGTCTATGCGGCGGTTTGCCTGGGGCTGGAGCCACCATGCGGACGGTAATTAATATTAATTCCGGTGGTAAAACCCCCATTGCGGGCATGATCCATGCGCTGATTTTGTTAATTATTGTCCTTAAAGCGGGGCAGTTGACGGAACCTATTCCCCATGCCGTCTTAGCGGGCATCCTGATCAAAGTGGGCATTGACATTGTTGATTGGAGTTTCCTCAAGCGGGCCCACCAACTTTCCACTAAAGGGGCGGGGTTAATGTATCTGGTGTTGGGATTAACCGTGTTTGTGGATTTGATTACGGCGGTGGCGGTGGGGGTCTTTGTGGCCAATCTGTTCACAGTGAAAAATTTGACCGATATCCAACTTCAATCCATTAAAAGCGTTACTCGGGGAGATGGAGAAGACTGGCTGTCGGAAGAGGAACAACAAATTTTGCGGGAAGCCAATGGCCGTATTTTTATGTTTCATCTCAGTGGCCCCATGAGCTTTGGAGCGGCTAAGTCCATTGCTCGCCGGCTCTCCATTGTGGAAAATTACGATGTACTCATCCTCGATTTGGCCACGGTGCCCCGCCTTGGCATCACTGCCCTACTGGCGATCGAAACCATGCTCAAAGATGCATTGGCCAAGCAACGAGAAGTGTTTTTGGTGGGGGCCAAGGGCCAAGTCCAGGCTCGCCTGCAAAGGTTACCAGTATTGGCACAACTATCTCCCCATCATCGCTTGGAAAATCGTTTACTAGCTTTACAAATGGCCGCCGCCTGTATCAATGTTGATTAG
- a CDS encoding class I SAM-dependent methyltransferase: MGKGITGFDPSLYSYLQSISAEESLSLAQLRRETAHLPGSQMQISPEQAQFLALLVSLTEAKLVLEIGVFRGYSTLAMALQLPPDGRIIACDQDPNATAIAKEYWQRAGMAGKIDLRLGPALATLEQLAGIKPLPQFDLIFIDADKRNYPHYYEAGLKLLRPGGLVVIDNVLWHGKVAEVDPQEPQTQVLQEFNRDLARDARVQISVIPLGDGMTLAVKK; encoded by the coding sequence ATGGGCAAAGGTATCACCGGTTTTGATCCCAGTCTTTACTCCTATCTGCAAAGCATTAGTGCAGAGGAATCCTTGTCTCTAGCTCAGTTACGGCGGGAAACGGCCCATTTACCCGGATCTCAGATGCAAATTAGCCCAGAGCAAGCCCAATTCCTTGCTTTGTTGGTCAGCTTAACTGAGGCAAAACTGGTACTAGAAATTGGCGTCTTTCGGGGTTACAGTACTTTGGCTATGGCCTTACAACTTCCCCCCGACGGTCGAATTATTGCCTGTGACCAAGACCCCAACGCCACGGCGATCGCCAAGGAGTATTGGCAGAGGGCGGGGATGGCAGGAAAAATTGATTTAAGATTGGGGCCCGCCTTGGCAACGTTGGAACAGTTGGCTGGGATCAAGCCGTTGCCTCAATTTGACCTGATTTTTATTGATGCCGATAAACGTAACTATCCCCACTATTACGAAGCTGGCTTGAAACTACTGCGGCCAGGGGGATTGGTAGTTATTGATAATGTACTCTGGCACGGAAAAGTGGCCGAGGTTGATCCCCAAGAACCCCAAACTCAGGTTTTGCAAGAATTTAATCGTGACCTGGCCCGAGATGCACGGGTGCAAATCAGTGTAATTCCCCTGGGGGATGGCATGACGTTGGCTGTTAAAAAATAG
- a CDS encoding DnaJ C-terminal domain-containing protein yields the protein MASTDFKDYYQILGVGKTASEADIKKQFRKLALKYHPDKNPGDKAAEERFKEISEAYEVLSDPEKRKKYDQFGRYWQQAGAAGQPGGGYGPGNPGVGVDFGGFDFSQYGNFDEFINELLGRFNTPGGGPRTSYGYSTGGPGFNDFGGFGNAQAPAGDREATLQLTLAEAFRGVEKRLNLGDEMVTVRIPAGAKNGSRVRVKGKGMASSYGQRGDLYLNLQLTSHPFFQFEGDNLVCELAIAPDEAVLGADIDVPTPDGMVRMKVPAGVKSGQSLRLKGKGWPNPKQGRGDQLVRLIITAPQNLSAIERECYEKIRAQRTENPRQTVEKYANLLA from the coding sequence ATGGCATCAACGGATTTCAAGGACTATTACCAAATTTTAGGAGTGGGCAAAACCGCTTCAGAAGCTGACATTAAAAAGCAGTTCCGTAAATTGGCATTGAAATATCATCCTGACAAAAATCCTGGGGATAAGGCGGCGGAGGAAAGGTTTAAGGAAATTAGCGAAGCCTATGAGGTGCTTTCTGACCCGGAAAAACGCAAAAAATATGATCAATTTGGTCGCTATTGGCAACAAGCCGGAGCGGCGGGGCAACCCGGTGGAGGTTATGGCCCAGGGAATCCCGGCGTGGGGGTTGATTTTGGTGGCTTTGACTTCAGCCAGTACGGTAATTTTGACGAATTTATCAATGAGCTATTAGGGCGGTTCAATACCCCCGGTGGCGGTCCTAGAACCTCCTACGGTTATTCCACCGGCGGCCCTGGTTTCAATGATTTTGGTGGTTTTGGCAATGCCCAGGCCCCCGCTGGCGATCGGGAAGCAACTCTACAGTTAACCCTGGCGGAAGCTTTTCGGGGGGTGGAAAAACGCCTCAACCTGGGGGATGAAATGGTCACCGTGCGCATTCCTGCTGGAGCGAAAAATGGTAGTCGAGTGCGGGTCAAAGGTAAGGGCATGGCTAGCTCCTACGGCCAAAGGGGAGATCTATACCTTAATCTGCAGCTGACCTCCCATCCCTTTTTCCAATTTGAAGGGGATAACCTGGTCTGTGAATTGGCGATCGCCCCCGATGAAGCAGTATTAGGGGCCGACATTGATGTGCCCACTCCCGACGGCATGGTGCGGATGAAAGTACCGGCCGGGGTTAAATCTGGCCAATCCCTACGGTTAAAGGGTAAAGGTTGGCCCAACCCCAAACAGGGGCGGGGTGACCAGTTGGTGCGTTTAATCATCACTGCTCCCCAAAACCTTAGCGCCATTGAACGAGAGTGCTACGAAAAGATCCGGGCCCAACGGACAGAAAATCCCCGCCAGACGGTGGAAAAGTACGCCAATTTATTGGCCTAA
- a CDS encoding TIGR04283 family arsenosugar biosynthesis glycosyltransferase → MAVMPQLSIIIPVLNEAEILQQSSIQYEKGYLAQFTKDKRMEILIIDGGSQDSTVELCQSYADHLDLKVFSSPQPGRANQMNYGASLAQGEWLLFLHLDSILPEDFFAQIARILTNTNYIAGAFALTIDLPGKLYRWLEKLILWRSIYAQLPYGDQGLFIRKQDFQRLGGFADLPIMEDYQFMQKLSQQGGKVAIAEDKVITSGRRWQKLGLVRTTVINQAVVVGYHLGVCPHTLAHWYRGAKPNLGNRLNCDGTSC, encoded by the coding sequence ATGGCTGTTATGCCCCAGTTAAGTATTATTATTCCTGTGCTTAATGAAGCAGAAATTTTGCAGCAATCTTCAATTCAATACGAAAAAGGGTATTTGGCACAGTTTACAAAAGATAAACGAATGGAAATTTTGATTATTGATGGGGGTAGTCAAGATAGCACAGTAGAGTTATGCCAAAGTTATGCGGATCATTTAGATTTAAAGGTTTTTTCTAGTCCTCAACCAGGGCGGGCTAACCAAATGAATTATGGTGCCAGCTTAGCCCAGGGGGAGTGGTTATTATTTTTACATTTAGATAGCATTTTGCCAGAGGATTTTTTTGCCCAAATAGCCCGAATATTAACTAATACTAATTACATAGCCGGAGCTTTTGCCCTGACCATTGATCTGCCTGGTAAACTCTACCGCTGGCTAGAAAAGTTAATTCTTTGGCGTTCTATTTATGCCCAACTTCCCTATGGCGATCAAGGTTTATTTATCCGAAAACAAGATTTTCAGCGACTGGGGGGGTTTGCTGATTTACCAATTATGGAAGATTACCAATTTATGCAAAAACTGAGCCAACAAGGGGGAAAAGTGGCGATCGCCGAAGACAAAGTGATTACATCTGGACGGCGTTGGCAAAAGCTAGGACTGGTCAGGACTACGGTCATTAACCAGGCGGTGGTAGTGGGCTATCATCTGGGGGTTTGCCCCCACACTTTGGCCCATTGGTACCGGGGAGCAAAACCGAATCTGGGGAACCGGCTAAACTGCGACGGAACTTCTTGTTAG